From the Atribacterota bacterium genome, the window AGAGCTACGAGAATTAATTTATCGAGGAGCTGAACGTGTATACAGGATAAGTCATAAATATTTATTCCCTTTTATTGTAGAAAATCATAGCAATATACTTGATTTTTTAATCAAGAAATTTCAACCTCAAATTGTAATTGCTGGAGCTACTACACAGGGTAGGACTTTAATGCCTCATTTATCAGTAAAATTAGGAACTGGATTAACTGCTGACTGTACTGATTTAAAAATC encodes:
- a CDS encoding electron transfer flavoprotein subunit alpha — its product is MKEEEIWTISEITESQQIKNISYELLAWGSPLAKELDVPLSAVVFGNNLPEEELRELIYRGAERVYRISHKYLFPFIVENHSNILDFLIKKFQPQIVIAGATTQGRTLMPHLSVKLGTGLTADCTDLKI